The following DNA comes from Erigeron canadensis isolate Cc75 chromosome 3, C_canadensis_v1, whole genome shotgun sequence.
aatgatgtatgatttagcttgtaaatatgcatgactattgtgattactgttataaaagaatttgaaaaaaatataacgtttttacatacaactatattatcaatgtagtgtacatttacccaaacaaaaaaattttttttttccctattctataaaaaatcaaaactttcaaaatttttaccCTACCAATAAAGAGATTTATCTCAAGACtaatgtttccaaccaagtgatgtacttTCAAATAAGAGGCTTATGACAAGAAAGTCaacgtttgtatgtattctttatttattaatattttgtaggaaaaaaaaatacaaatataccattaaaaaagattacattgtaccaaattAGAGTCGGACTCCATCCATGCTTATATATCATGAATATGACATATGGTTCAAAAACTGGATGCCatgtggtttaaaatcatccatgtgattCATGTTTCTGAGTTTGCGTTCttatgtaaaacaaatggtaataatacatggacaaatatatgttcctcattcctTGATGCACGCTCGATTGCTaaccccttaagatgttattaaagaaggagtgaaaataagaaaacattCTGGAATGATCATTGGTTTAATGATGGCAACCTTTCAACTcaatttagaaggttgtatgtctTGGCACTATCgaaagaatgtgtcatgtgtcACATTTTTCATGACATGACATGAAAATCTgaatgacatcgagatatttgtgacaatatggataagcaataacttttggtattgaataatttattaaatcagtaagacttaatgaacaatacaataaatgtttgtgaaattttcaagatcaaaaaatcaaatgttaataaagtgaaattaaatattttaattcgttagttattactttaaaaaaattatatttttgatgtatgtaagtataaaactatatttactcgcgtattacgcgaaaCAATAATCTAATTCCGTTTATATTACACGGATGCCACGTtaatagttataaataaaaaagttagcCAAGTCCAAAAGGAAAAGATCGAAAATAAACTTTAGACTATCTTTACAACTTCATAAAAACTCCCTACTCTTCAACTAAAACAGTAAAAACTCCCTACTCTTCAactaaaacagtagttaacataaaaaaaaagttagtctAAATATGATTCTGTTCTTAATAAATCTTCTATTGAAAAGTGTAGTTAGAAATTACCCCaactttacttttaataaactaatttacacGCTAAACCCTTATACTAATTACTACTCGTAATTTATACCACTAGGAGTAGCTAGGGTTTCCTTCAATACCCTTTTATCAATTTAtacctttaattttttatttttttttatagcatATCTCCACTatcatatctatatatcaattacatttatattaatatataccaCTCGATACTATTATCACGACCAAAAGTGACCATTATCATTAGTACTCACAACACCAACCACTTGTCACCGTATTATGCAAATATCGAGCTAGTTTAAAATGATGAACTCCCATTATTCAAAATCGGCAAATTGGAAGTTTGACATTAGTAATTTGAGGCTAATAATTGAAGTCATCACCATCACgaattattaaatgaaaaaaaaatcacttttatTATATTTCCAATCCAgtttacgagtattattttctTACAAACAATAATTGTGATTAAATTAAAGAGCAGTACTACAACCATGTCATGAATCATGATATACGTAGTACAAAATGAACAAATTAGGCCCACTTCCACCGCTATAATGATCatgtaatttaaatttaatttctaaATTACTGTATGAATATTATATTAAGAGAAGTGATATATTCACAACTCAAATTTGTCATTACAACAATTATTTGCTTTAGATGTATAGTTATACACTGTCATTAAATACGTGTAATTGTTGTAAATAACAAACTCTTGTTGTGAATATATCACTATTAAACCTTCGACCAGAAACACCACAATTACGTGATACTCTACTTTTTgtgtatttataaacaaaaacttCATGGTGATGTCGTGATGattcatataatttatttaaaaagccatatatatatcaacaacatgttttatgttattatattttatagtaaatatataaaatgcatTTAGTAAGATTACCACTAAAAAAATTTAGACGGATTATATTCTTTCacagtattaatgtaaaaatgaaattttcttCCAGATCATGGACCAACCAATTAAGTACTTTCAATTTATGAAAATTGATTTcatgtattttaatttgtaaactaTTATCTGAgatacaaaatcaaaaatgaaagtaaaataaaataaaagaacgcaacacataaatatatttacGTTTTGATGTtgtgttttattttcattaattacTCTGAGTTAACCTCAGGTTGGTAAATTAAATTACTCAACATTGGCCTAAGTTTATCTTTCCACATTTCTTGACCGGATTCATTCTCACATTCTCTCCACCTAATTTCAACCACCACTATCTCCTCCGTCAACCCTTTAACCTCCACCATCAATGTGAAATTACTATATTGCCCTCCATCAACTTTTACACACCACTTTTTTCTCATCGCCACCTTTAACCCTTCTTCCTCCGCCGCATCAGCCACCTTCTCGATTATCGCCTCCGGCGCCACCGTCGACAAAAACATCTCTCCCGCATCTTGTTCGTCAAACAAACCCGATAAATTATACCCGGACGAAAATGATATGATGTCAAATGCATTCAAGTTCTTTAAATTCCGACCACCGTCATCCTTAGTTGTTTCAAAATATTGGGACTTAATATCAGCGTCTTTGTACCCAATCCTGAACCACGGATCACTGTATATTTCTTCAACAGTGATCCGTGTTTTGGGATTTGTGTCCAGAAGACGCGATAAAAAACGTCTCAGCTCTGGAGACGTCCATTTGGGGACACGAAATTCccctttatatatttttctatacaTAACCATTAAATTCGGATCATTAAAAGGTAAATAACCCGCATTAAGAACAAATAATATAATCCCACATGACCATATATCAACTTTAGCACCATCATAACCTTTTTTAGCTAAAATCTCTGGTGCCACATAAGCAGGTGTACCACACATCGTATGTAGTACCTTGTCTGCTGTCCCTGACACCTGGTCAGTTACAGCAGACAAACCAAAATCAGTTACTTTTAGATTCCAATTTTCATCTAAAAGTAAATTCTCTGGTTTCAAATCTCGATGGTACACACCTCGAGAATGACAATATCCAACAGCTGAAATCAGCTGTTGGAAATATCTTCTACTCAGATCTTCACTAAAGCGTGATTTTGCAACTTTTGAAAAGAGTTCGCCACCTTTGGCGAActctaatataaaatatatcttCTTTTGGTTCGCCATTACTTCATGTAATCGCACAATATTTGGATGATGAAGCCTTCTCATGGCGGATATCTCACGCTTAACATGACCCGTTAAGCCGCCTTTCACAACTCTTTGTTTGTTAATCGCCTTAATCGCGACACTTTGTTCAGACTCGATGTCCCAGCCTTGATAGACTTTGGCGAAAGCGCCATAGCCTAAAAGCTTCCCTAGCTCGTATTTACCGAAAAGAGTTTTGTCAGCAGGAAGCTGTACATCTTCTTCTCCGGTAAATTCTCCTAAGGCTGGTGACATATTGAGTTGAACATATAAAGTAAAGAATGATTAGAGAAAGAGAGATAATGGGTTTTTTGTTGAGTTAAGAATGAAAGTGGTGGGGGACTGGGTGGAGCTAAAGACAGGTTACCAATTGGCCGGGGTATTTATTGGATTTCTTGCAaggaatatatatgtattgttttgtTATAAGTCATAATAATATGTTAACTAGTGGTATAAGTTATAAGACAAAGTTGTTTTCAGAAAGGTATATTGTTTTTGGCCATATGTATATACTTAATATAATTGACAATACtagaaatttaatatttttttgctATTATTGTATctataataaaagttatattacgTGTGAATAGTCATAGTTTGTAGTTGTACTGTGTTTTAACTATTAGTGATAAATATTAATGGATATTTGAAACAAAGAATTTATAAATTGTATcgtcaaatataaaaaaaatgctcCTTTTTGTTGACAAACAGTAGTTTGTAACTGATTAAAGAGTTGTGGTTAATTAAGTTTATAATATAGCTGGTTAAACTAATGTTTGATATAAAAGGATGTAGTAAATAAAAAGGGAATttcgtactgcagactttacctaagcttaagtactgccactttaaaaaaaagttacaaattaaactttaaaatttgataaacatatatagcctccttgaattttacataccctcccctgaattttacataatcccccttGCTTTATCTAaaataggtactgcatgctttatctaacatttttctaaataaaaaattttcggATATCCACCCAATGAATTAATAATGGAGATATTTgtgtagtttttatttttgttaatattttattttgcatTATAGATAGTGTTAATTTAGATGTTCTGAATTTTTCTGACCACAAAAAATGCAATAGAAAAACTCATGGTCCAAAAATGAGTAATCAAAGTATCTTGATGATAATTATCTTGAGGTGGGTGTGAAGCTTTTTTATGAAAATGATGTTCAATTATCATTTGTTTTCCAAAGTTCAATTAGCTAATATTTTGATCAGTACATTTTTATGTTTCAAAACCCGTAGGATTTGAAACTTACTTTTAAGCTAGCgaataatatctttttatatatatgagcatggtactcgcgcaatgcagcggcaaTAGTGGGGAAGGCGGTCTAGGTTGATGGtatgtcggtgatggtactattggtggtggtggcgatgttAAGTAGTGTAAgttgatataattgtgatagtggaaatttcCGGTTGCGGGACATCAATTGTCGCGTTGAAACAATTGTGTTATTTAGTGTACTTTCATTGAATTAACAAACATTATGTCATTGATAGgtttatttaaaagtttatcgtatcaaatatatatttatttaacagCAAAATCACAATAGTTTCCATCTACACGTTGCGCGCTTTCAATTAGTTCGAttactttttgttatttatgatttatgtttaATAGAAactttgacatatgaaatataTCCTTATTCAAAGACAATAccacaaaaaataataagaatttttaatatattgtttgaaaacgattatgttttgttattaataatgtgtcgctatatatgtttgttaaaatttttgacctatgaaaatatatatttattcaaaggcatactaaaaaaatagttttgatatactatttgaaaacctaaaagaataaaaaatatgtaaaaaccAAGTGGTAACCCGTAATTTTAAACCTGAAAGGGATTCAATGTGGTAAAATTTGAATATtgttacaaaaaataataaatattttcaatatagttatttgaaaaaccgaaagaaaaaacatatggaaAAACACCAAAATGTAACTCGTATTAAAAAAAACCCCGAAAGGGTGTGATTTGGCAAAATCCGAATAATGGTGCGAGTTGTAACatggacgaatagtaactcaCCATAcaggcgagttactattcacattatataaaatatgtaaaaaccAAGAGGTAACTCGT
Coding sequences within:
- the LOC122590748 gene encoding CBL-interacting serine/threonine-protein kinase 14-like, with product MSPALGEFTGEEDVQLPADKTLFGKYELGKLLGYGAFAKVYQGWDIESEQSVAIKAINKQRVVKGGLTGHVKREISAMRRLHHPNIVRLHEVMANQKKIYFILEFAKGGELFSKVAKSRFSEDLSRRYFQQLISAVGYCHSRGVYHRDLKPENLLLDENWNLKVTDFGLSAVTDQVSGTADKVLHTMCGTPAYVAPEILAKKGYDGAKVDIWSCGIILFVLNAGYLPFNDPNLMVMYRKIYKGEFRVPKWTSPELRRFLSRLLDTNPKTRITVEEIYSDPWFRIGYKDADIKSQYFETTKDDGGRNLKNLNAFDIISFSSGYNLSGLFDEQDAGEMFLSTVAPEAIIEKVADAAEEEGLKVAMRKKWCVKVDGGQYSNFTLMVEVKGLTEEIVVVEIRWRECENESGQEMWKDKLRPMLSNLIYQPEVNSE